GGCGCTGCTGCCCGAGAGTGAACCCGAGCCCACCCACCGCGCCCACGCGCTGGCCCGCACCCTGCTGGACCGGCACGGCGTGGTCACCCGGGGCGCGGTGCAGGCGGAGGGGGTGGAGGGCGGTTTCTCGGCGACCTACCGCATCCTCGCCGCATTCGAGGACAACGGGCAGGCGAGGCGGGGGTACGTCGTCGAAGGGCTCGGGGCCGCGCAGTTCGCGATGGACGGTGCGGTGGACCGGCTGCGGGCGGCGTCGACCGCCCGGGACCGCCGGGACCCGGGCGGTGTTCCGCGCGCCGTGGTGCTGGCGGCGGCCGACCCGGCCAACGCCTACGGCGCGGCGCTGCCCTGGCCCGAGTCCCCGGACGGCGCCGGTCACAAGCCGGGCCGCAAGGCGGGCGCCCTGGTGGTCCTGGTCGACGGGGAGCTGACGCTGTACATGGAGCGTGGCGGCAAGTCGTTGCTGGCCTGGCCCTCCGACCCCGACGCCCCCGCGCTCCGTGCCGCGGCCGAGGCGCTCGCGGCGGCGGCGAAGGCCGGCGCGCTCGGCACGGTCACCGTGGAGCGCACGAACGGCGCGTCCTCGCTGACCTCACCGGTGGGCCGCGTACTGGAGGCCGCGGGCTTCCTGGCCACCCCGAAGGGGATGCGGCTGCGCGCCTGACGCGGTGGTCCACGCCAGCGAGCCCCGTTCCCCGCGCACCGTCGCGCGTCCCCGCGAGCCCCGTTCCCCGCGAGCCGCGCACCGTCGCGCGTCCCCGCGAGCCCCGTTCCCCGCGCACCGTCGCGCGTCACCACGAGCCGCGCACCCTCGCGCGTCCCCGCGAGCCCCGCACCGCCGCGCGTCCCCTCCCCTCCCCTCCCCTCCCCTCCCCTCCGGCCGATGCGCGCCGCCACGTCCCGCGCCCGGGCGCCGGCGGGGGATTGCCGCATGATGGAGGCATGCCCGAAGGAGACACCGTCGCGCGGACGGCGAAGCATCTGCACGCCGCTCTCGCCGGAAGGGTGCTCACCCACGCCGATCTGCGGGTGCCCCGATTCGCCACCGCCGACCTGACCGGCCGTACCGTCCTCGATGTGACCCCGAGGGGCAAGCACCTCCTCACCCGGCTGGAGGGCGGTCTCACGCTCCACAGCCATCTGCGGATGGACGGCGCCTGGCGGATCTTCGCCCCCGGGGAGCGGTGGCGCGGCGGTCCGGCGTACGAGATCCGGGCCGTCCTCGGCAACACCGACCACACCGCGGTGGGCTACCGCCTGCCGGTACTCGAGCTCCTGCGCACACCGGACGAGGAGAAGGTGGTCGGGCATCTGGGCCCCGACCTGCTCGGGCCCGACTGGGACGCGGACAGGGCTCTGACGAATCTGCTGGCCGACCCGGGCCGCCCGCTCGGCGAGGCACTGCTCGACCAGCGCAATCTGGCCGGGATCGGCAACGTCTACAAGTGCGAGCTCTGCTTCCTGGCCCGCGTCACCCCCTGGCTCCCGGTGGGCGAACTGCCGGAGTCTCTCCTCCCTCGGCTGGTGGGCGCCGCCGCGCGGCTGCTGGACGCGAACCGCGACCGCTCCACCCGCACGACCACGGGCCGGGTCGCGGCCCTCAGCCGCACCCGTGAACCGGTGTACGTCTACGGGCGCTCGGGTCGCCCCTGTCTGCGCTGCCGCACCCCCGTCCGCAAGGCGGACCAGGCCGACCGCCCCACGTACTGGTGTCCCCACTGCCAGTCGGGCCCCGCCCCGCGCTGACCGCCCGGCCCCGGTCCGCCCCCGGTCAGCGAGCGGCTCTCAGCGGTCGGGCCGTCTCCCCGGAAGCCGTCGAAACCGTCGCAGCCCTCGGAACCGCCAAAGCCGCGTGCCCGGCCGTCCCCCGCTCCGTACGCCCCGCCTCCCCCGTCGGCGCACGTACCGGAGGAACGGCCGGCCGGATATGGACTCGTCGTACGGGGAAGTCCTGCCGCTCGTGCCGGCCGCCGTCACGTGGACCGGCAGCAGGCTCAGCCCCCAGCCGCCGGCCGCCACCGCGCCCTCCAGGGTCCCGGCCTGTCCCGGGACGAGGACGAGCCGCAGCACGGCCCACCACCACAGTCCGCCGCACATCAGGAGCCCGGCGGACATCAGGGCCGGCCGCACCCGTCTCGGTATCACTGCGGCCTCCTCCGGCCGATGCCCGGCCCGCCGGATCGCGGCGCGGGCGGGCCCGCCTGTCTTGTCCGGCAGTCTCCCCCGGGACGGGCCGCACTGCATCCAGAGACGGGCCCGGCCCCCACCACACCCGTACGGGCGGTGCCGGGTCCGAGCCTGCGGGCTGCGGGGGACGCCTCCACGGCGGACGTACCCACACCCGCACGGGCGGGGCCCCCGGGCCGGCCTTCACCGGACAGCCCGCATCCCGTCGGTACGCCACATGCGTTGTCCCCCCGGTGTGCGCCGGGCCACCATGGCGGGATGCCACCCCTGCCTCTGCTCGCACGCACGTCCGCCTTCCGTGCCGCCTTCGCCCGTCGCCAGGCTGTCGAGACCGTCGAACTGCCGGGCGCCTTCGCCGTCCGCGACCCGGAGTTCCCGCTTTCCCAGGAGCACAACCAACTGATCGTCGACGCACCGGACGCCGATCCCGCGGCCTTGGCCGGTTCGGCCGCCCAGAGCCTCGGGCAGCGCGAGCACTACCGGATCACGGTGGTGGACGGGCCCCTGGGCGAGCGCGCCACCCCTGCGCTCACGGCTGCCGGGTTCAGCCGTGACTCCGCCGTGGTGCTGGCACGGCAGACCGCCGGCTGCACGCTGCCCGGCGCCGCGGCCCGCCCGGCCGCACTGGCCGGCATACGGGAAGCGGTGTTCCGGCAGCAGTCGAGCTGGTTCCAGGACGAAGAGCTGGTCCGGCAGCTCACCGATCGCCGTGCGGCCCGGCTGCGTGGTGCCGAGGAGGTGCTCTTCCTGGCCGCCAGAACGCCGGAGGGACACGTCGCCGCCTGGTGCGACCTGTATCTCGACCGGGCCGCCGGGCTGGCCCAGCTGGAGGACCTGGTGACCGCCGAGCCTTACCGCGGCCAGGGCCACGGCGACACCCTTCTCGCCACTGGTCTGGCGCTGGCCGCCGCCGCCGGAATCCCCCAGCTCTTCCTGCTCGCGGAGGCCTCCGACTGGCCGCGGAACTGGTACGCCCGGCGCGGCTTCACCGAGATCGGCCGCAGCCATTCCTTCCTCGGCGGGTCGTGCGCCACGGGTGGATGACACCCCCGTAACGCATGCGTGTACGCCCGTCGGCCCCGCTTTGGAGTGTGATCCAGAGGCGGGGCCGACGGGCGTACGGAAGTCTGGGGGCGGGCGGCGCTCCACGCGCGCCGGAGTCCGGGAGCCGCGCGGCTCACGCACCTCCCGGGCCGGCAGGCTCAGGCACTCTCCGCCTGGAACATCCAGGCGTGCTTTTCGAGGTCGGCGGCCACGGCGATCAGGATGTCCTGGCTCACCGGGTCCGGGTCGGCGGTCACGTCGATGCGCTCACGCATCCGGCCGATCACGATCTCCAGCGCGTCCACCAGGACCTTCACGGCGTCGACGTCCTTGATCCAGCCGTCCGGCACGACATCGATGGCGGTCGTCCGGGCGATGGTCGCGGACCGTCCGTCCGGGTTGACGCCGACGGCCGAGGCTCGCTCGGCCACCGTGTCGGAGTGCTGGCGCGCGGTGTCCACGACCTCGTCGAGCTGGAGGTGCACGGAGCGGAAGCGCGGGCCGACAACATTCCAGTGGACCTGCTTCGCGGCCAGTGAGAGGTCGACCAGGTCGACCAGGGCACCCTGGAGCGCCTCGCCCACCGTCTGGAGGTCGGCATCGGAAAGCGGGCTCTTCACGACAGACATGCACTCTCTCCGTTCTGTCGGCGTCCGGGGCGGCCCCCCTGGGCCTCTCCCGTCGCACCGGCGGTTGCGTCGGCTGGTTCGGCAGCCGCTGTCAGCACGCCATCCACGATGGCACATAAGCCGACAAAGCGACCATCCGCAGCCTCGCTCTCCGTGTGCCCCGTGAACCGCCGCGCACACCCCCGCGATGCGCGGGAGGAGCGCACGCACGACGGAACCCCGGCCCGCCCCCCAGAGGGGGCCGACCGGGGTTCACTGTCACACCGGACCGTGCGGGTCAGGCAGCGACGACCTCCACCGCTTCCGCGGGCGCCTTGATCGTCACCCGACCCGCTGGCACACCCGCCACCGATGCCACGGAGACGGAGTTGAGCATGGGGCGAACCGGCACGTGGACCGGATCACTGGCTGCCGCCGACGCGGCGAGTTCGGCGAGTGACAGCTCATCGCTCACTTCACGCATGAGCTCGGACATCCGTACGTCAAGCGCGTCGCAAATCGCGGAGAGCAGCTCGGAGGATGCCTCCTTCTGCCCCCGCTCCACCTCGGAGAGATAGCCGAGCGAGACCCGGGCGGACGAGGAGACTTCGCGCAGAGTACGGCCTTGGCGCTGGCGCTGCCGACGCAGCACGTCACCCAGCAGGCGACGGAGCAGAATCATCGGTGGCTCCCTCCTCGGACCGCGTAGCCGCATCCTTCACGCCCCACCGTACCGCTTAGCGCTGCGGCCGTGCGGGGAGCGATGTCGTGTTCTCTCAGGGCTGCAAACATCAATTCCCCCCGTTCTGTTCCGTATCCTGTGCCCCCGCATTTTCTGCGAGTTCGCCGGAGAGCAGCTCAAGGACGTGAAGCACGCTCTCTCTACGGATGTCCGTACGCTCGCCGTTCAACCGCAGTGCCGCGACTTTACCGACCCCGAGCGGCCCCGCGACCGCGACGAAGACGGTGCCCACCGGCTGACCGTCCTGGGGTTCAGGGCCGGCGACCCCGGTGGTGGAGATCCCCCAGTCGGCGCCGAGCGCCGACCGCACACCGGCTGCCATACCGCGCGCGACCTCGGCGTCCACCGCTCCGCGCTCCGCAAGCAGTGTCCGGTCGACTCCCAGCAGCTCGTGCTTCAGCGGGGTCGCGTAGGCCGTCACCGACCCCCGGAAGGAGCGCGAGGCTCCCGGCACGGCGGTGAGTTCCGCCGCGACCAGGCCACCGGTCAGCGACTCGGCCACCGCGAGGGTCTCCCCCCGCTCCGCGAGATGCCGCAGTACCCGGGCCGCGACGGTCACCTCTCGGCCTCCGCGGGGTCGCCCACCACGGCTCCGGGGGGCGTCTCGCTCCCGGCCACCGCCGCCGGCGCG
The DNA window shown above is from Streptomyces sp. NBC_00247 and carries:
- a CDS encoding helix-turn-helix domain-containing protein — protein: MILLRRLLGDVLRRQRQRQGRTLREVSSSARVSLGYLSEVERGQKEASSELLSAICDALDVRMSELMREVSDELSLAELAASAAASDPVHVPVRPMLNSVSVASVAGVPAGRVTIKAPAEAVEVVAA
- a CDS encoding CinA family protein — translated: MTVAARVLRHLAERGETLAVAESLTGGLVAAELTAVPGASRSFRGSVTAYATPLKHELLGVDRTLLAERGAVDAEVARGMAAGVRSALGADWGISTTGVAGPEPQDGQPVGTVFVAVAGPLGVGKVAALRLNGERTDIRRESVLHVLELLSGELAENAGAQDTEQNGGN
- a CDS encoding Dps family protein; this translates as MSVVKSPLSDADLQTVGEALQGALVDLVDLSLAAKQVHWNVVGPRFRSVHLQLDEVVDTARQHSDTVAERASAVGVNPDGRSATIARTTAIDVVPDGWIKDVDAVKVLVDALEIVIGRMRERIDVTADPDPVSQDILIAVAADLEKHAWMFQAESA
- a CDS encoding GNAT family N-acetyltransferase gives rise to the protein MPPLPLLARTSAFRAAFARRQAVETVELPGAFAVRDPEFPLSQEHNQLIVDAPDADPAALAGSAAQSLGQREHYRITVVDGPLGERATPALTAAGFSRDSAVVLARQTAGCTLPGAAARPAALAGIREAVFRQQSSWFQDEELVRQLTDRRAARLRGAEEVLFLAARTPEGHVAAWCDLYLDRAAGLAQLEDLVTAEPYRGQGHGDTLLATGLALAAAAGIPQLFLLAEASDWPRNWYARRGFTEIGRSHSFLGGSCATGG
- a CDS encoding Fpg/Nei family DNA glycosylase, yielding MPEGDTVARTAKHLHAALAGRVLTHADLRVPRFATADLTGRTVLDVTPRGKHLLTRLEGGLTLHSHLRMDGAWRIFAPGERWRGGPAYEIRAVLGNTDHTAVGYRLPVLELLRTPDEEKVVGHLGPDLLGPDWDADRALTNLLADPGRPLGEALLDQRNLAGIGNVYKCELCFLARVTPWLPVGELPESLLPRLVGAAARLLDANRDRSTRTTTGRVAALSRTREPVYVYGRSGRPCLRCRTPVRKADQADRPTYWCPHCQSGPAPR